The following proteins come from a genomic window of Denitromonas sp.:
- a CDS encoding UDP-N-acetylmuramoyl-L-alanyl-D-glutamate--2,6-diaminopimelate ligase, producing MSQADALRLLDTLRAAHVVVSGLCVDSRAVMPGDVFLAHPGLRVDGRDFIGQAIAAGAAAVIYEAGDGFAPPAAAVPMLPATGLRALAGHLADVVYGAPSADLWVAGVTGTNGKTTVSQWLARALSLRGERCGIIGTLGSGFPDQLAEGQHTTPEAVAVHRTLAWLRGEGARAVAMEVSSIGLHQGRVAGVRFDVAIFTNLTRDHLDYHGDMRAYAEAKADLFRMAIDHAVINLDDAFGVELIKRLAGKGAAVIGYTLHTANAEKAPAGCALVAEEISTTASGVRFVACWQGHRVPVSVALVADFNISNLLAVMGALIARGAALDEAVQACARLRPPAGRMQMLGGIGEPLVLVDYAHTPDALEKVLLAARQTANARKGRLACLFGCGGDRDAGKRPLMGAVAARLADTVWLTSDNPRSEDPEQILDQIAVATGDSVHRLADRAQAIREAIAAAAADDVIVVAGKGHEPYQEIKGVRHPFCDVTHGKDALAAWAASHGART from the coding sequence GTGAGCCAGGCCGACGCCCTTCGCCTGCTCGACACCCTGCGTGCCGCCCATGTGGTGGTGTCGGGGCTGTGCGTCGACTCGCGCGCGGTGATGCCGGGCGACGTGTTCCTGGCGCATCCGGGTTTGCGTGTTGACGGACGCGATTTCATCGGCCAGGCAATTGCCGCCGGCGCCGCCGCCGTGATCTACGAAGCGGGCGACGGGTTCGCCCCGCCCGCAGCCGCGGTGCCCATGTTGCCCGCCACCGGCCTGCGCGCCCTGGCCGGTCATCTGGCCGACGTGGTGTATGGCGCGCCATCGGCCGATCTGTGGGTGGCCGGCGTGACCGGCACCAACGGCAAGACCACGGTGAGCCAGTGGTTGGCGCGGGCGCTGTCGTTGCGTGGCGAACGCTGCGGCATCATCGGCACGCTGGGCAGCGGCTTTCCCGACCAGCTCGCCGAAGGCCAGCACACCACGCCCGAGGCCGTCGCGGTGCATCGCACCCTGGCCTGGCTGCGTGGCGAAGGCGCCCGTGCCGTGGCGATGGAAGTATCGTCGATCGGCCTGCACCAGGGGCGGGTTGCCGGGGTGCGCTTCGATGTGGCGATCTTCACCAACCTGACCCGGGACCACCTCGACTATCACGGCGACATGCGTGCCTACGCCGAAGCCAAGGCTGACCTGTTCCGCATGGCGATCGATCACGCGGTGATCAATCTCGACGATGCGTTCGGCGTCGAGCTGATCAAGCGCCTGGCGGGCAAGGGGGCGGCGGTGATCGGCTATACGCTGCACACGGCGAATGCCGAAAAGGCCCCGGCGGGCTGCGCGCTGGTGGCGGAGGAGATCTCCACCACCGCCTCGGGCGTGCGCTTCGTGGCCTGCTGGCAGGGGCACCGAGTGCCGGTCAGCGTGGCCCTCGTGGCCGATTTCAACATCTCCAACCTGCTGGCGGTGATGGGGGCGCTGATCGCCCGCGGCGCCGCACTCGACGAAGCCGTGCAGGCCTGCGCCCGCCTGCGCCCGCCGGCCGGGCGGATGCAGATGCTCGGCGGCATTGGCGAGCCGCTGGTGCTGGTCGACTACGCCCATACGCCCGACGCGCTGGAGAAGGTGTTGCTCGCCGCACGCCAGACGGCCAACGCCCGCAAGGGCAGGCTGGCCTGCCTGTTCGGTTGCGGCGGTGATCGCGACGCTGGCAAGCGGCCGCTGATGGGCGCCGTGGCAGCCCGGCTGGCCGATACGGTGTGGCTGACCAGCGACAATCCGCGCAGCGAGGACCCGGAGCAGATTCTCGACCAGATCGCCGTGGCCACCGGCGACTCGGTCCACCGCCTGGCCGACCGGGCACAGGCGATACGCGAGGCCATCGCCGCGGCCGCGGCCGACGATGTGATCGTGGTCGCCGGCAAGGGGCATGAACCCTATCAGGAGATCAAGGGCGTGCGGCACCCGTTTTGCGACGTGACGCACGGCAAGGACGCATTGGCGGCGTGGGCCGCCAGTCATGGAGCGCGCACATGA